One Clupea harengus chromosome 3, Ch_v2.0.2, whole genome shotgun sequence DNA window includes the following coding sequences:
- the commd9 gene encoding COMM domain-containing protein 9 isoform X1 yields the protein MATLTEEHFSALQLLLKAPSKDAVRQMCAGSFPSGAPESRRLADSTAGTLSVSSAEAKQLLTALHTLSHYVLFHNLASPEQILAVFPDTFHSSLKNLITKILLEHRPTWTNEALANQVSLPKLVEMDWRVDMKTASDSVSRMAVPTCLVHMKVQDFSCSGGNDSLSSVTMELSKETLDTMLDGLGRIRDQLSTVAGK from the exons ATGGCTACGCTAACAGAGGAACACTTCTCTGCATTGCAACTTTTGTTGAAG GCTCCGTCTAAAGATGCCGTGCGGCAGATGTGTGCCGGCAGTTTCCCGTCCGGAGCTCCTGAATCACGGCGTCTGGCAGATAGTACAGCTGGAACCCTTTCAGTGTCATCAGCTGAGGCCAAACAA CTTCTCACGGCTCTGCACACTCTCTCGCATTACGTGCTGTTTCACAACCTGGCTTCACCCGAACAGATCCTGGCTGTCTTCCCAGACACCTTCCATTCCAGTCTAAAGAACCTAATCACAAAGATCTTGCTGGAACACCG CCCAACATGGACAAATGAAGCTCTTGCCAACCAGG TTTCATTGCCCAAGCTGGTGGAGATGGACTGGAGGGTGGACATGAAGACTGCCTCAGACTCAGTCAGTCGCATGGCAGTGCCCACCTGTTTGGTTCACATGAAG GTTCAAGACTTTTCCTGTTCGGGAGGCAAtgactctctctcctcagtcaccATGGAGCTCAGTAAAGAAACACTCGACACCATGTTGGATGGATTAGGTCGTATCCGAGACCAGCTGTCTACAGTCGCTGGCAAATAG
- the commd9 gene encoding COMM domain-containing protein 9 isoform X2, whose translation MDSFPSGAPESRRLADSTAGTLSVSSAEAKQLLTALHTLSHYVLFHNLASPEQILAVFPDTFHSSLKNLITKILLEHRPTWTNEALANQVSLPKLVEMDWRVDMKTASDSVSRMAVPTCLVHMKVQDFSCSGGNDSLSSVTMELSKETLDTMLDGLGRIRDQLSTVAGK comes from the exons ATGGACAGTTTCCCGTCCGGAGCTCCTGAATCACGGCGACTGGCAGATAGTACAGCTGGAACCCTTTCAGTGTCATCAGCTGAGGCCAAACAA CTTCTCACGGCTCTGCACACTCTCTCGCATTACGTGCTGTTTCACAACCTGGCTTCACCCGAACAGATCCTGGCTGTCTTCCCAGACACCTTCCATTCCAGTCTAAAGAACCTAATCACAAAGATCTTGCTGGAACACCG CCCAACATGGACAAATGAAGCTCTTGCCAACCAGG TTTCATTGCCCAAGCTGGTGGAGATGGACTGGAGGGTGGACATGAAGACTGCCTCAGACTCAGTCAGTCGCATGGCAGTGCCCACCTGTTTGGTTCACATGAAG GTTCAAGACTTTTCCTGTTCGGGAGGCAAtgactctctctcctcagtcaccATGGAGCTCAGTAAAGAAACACTCGACACCATGTTGGATGGATTAGGTCGTATCCGAGACCAGCTGTCTACAGTCGCTGGCAAATAG